One window of the Eucalyptus grandis isolate ANBG69807.140 chromosome 6, ASM1654582v1, whole genome shotgun sequence genome contains the following:
- the LOC104451242 gene encoding LOW QUALITY PROTEIN: protein DETOXIFICATION 21 (The sequence of the model RefSeq protein was modified relative to this genomic sequence to represent the inferred CDS: inserted 2 bases in 1 codon): MASALETLCGQAYGAKQYHMLGVYLQRSWIVLTICSIFLVPLFIFTAPLLRALGXADKLAEVAGEISLGLIPILLAFVISFTCQMFLQVQSKNMIIAYTSALSVVVHLCHSWLLIVKYKFGILGAMTSTILAYWIPNIGQPVFVICGGCRDTWKGLSSLAFKDLWPVIKLSLSSGTSICLELWYNTVLVLLTGNMENAEVSLDALAICLHVSGWEMMISFSFLAAASVRVSNELGRGSARSAKFSIMIVVLTSFAIGFVLFVFFLFFRGRLAYIFTESNEVANAVTDLFPLLAISILLNSVQLVLSGVAVGAGWQSIVAYVNIISYYLVGIPVGVALAYFLNMQVKGVWIGMLFGTFVQTVVLIVITCKTDWDKQVRRILPFSINF; the protein is encoded by the exons ATGGCAAGTGCTTTAGAGACCCTATGTGGCCAGGCCTACGGTGCAAAACAATACCACATGCTTGGAGTGTACCTTCAGAGATCATGGATTGTCCTAACAATCTGCTCCATCTTTCTAGTTCCTCTGTTCATCTTCACTGCGCCACTTTTAAGGGCCCTAGG GGCAGATAAACTTGCAGAGGTCGCTGGAGAAATTTCACTTGGGTTGATCCCGATCCTCCTTGCCTTCGTCATATCTTTCACCTGCCAAATGTTTCTCCAAGTGCAGAGTAAGAACATGATCATTGCATACACATCGGCATTATCAGTGGTGGTTCATTTGTGCCACTCGTGGCTATTGATTGTGAAATACAAGTTTGGAATTCTGGGTGCTATGACTTCCACCATTTTGGCATATTGGATTCCTAATATAGGACAACCCGTGTTCGTGATTTGTGGAGGTTGCCGAGATACATGGAAGGGTCTATCGAGTTTGGCATTTAAGGACCTATGGCCAGTGATCAAGCTCTCACTATCATCCGGCACAT CCATTTG TCTCGAGCTGTGGTACAACACTGTGTTGGTTCTTCTAACAGGCAACATGGAAAATGCGGAGGTTTCCCTCGATGCGCTCGCCATCTG CCTCCACGTTAGTGGTTGGGAAATGATGATCTCTTTCAGTTTCTTGGCTGCAGCAAG TGTTCGAGTATCTAATGAACTTGGAAGAGGGAGCGCAAGATCAGCAAAGTTCTCAATCATGATCGTAGTGCTCACATCCTTCGCCATTGGATTTGTTCTCTTTgtgttcttcctcttcttcagggGGCGTCTGGCTTATATTTTCACTGAGAGCAATGAAGTCGCCAATGCCGTGACTGATTTATTTCCTCTTCTGGCTATTTCCATACTTTTGAATAGCGTCCAACTGGTGCTTTCTG GAGTAGCCGTTGGAGCTGGTTGGCAAAGCATTGTAGCCTATGTCAACATCATTAGCTATTATCTAGTGGGGATTCCCGTGGGAGTGGCGCTTGCCTATTTTCTAAATATGCAAGTGAAG GGCGTGTGGATTGGAATGCTGTTCGGAACTTTTGTTCAGACTGTAGTATTGATTGTTATTACCTGCAAAACTGATTGGGATAAGCAGGTTCGCCGGATTTTACCATTCTCCATCAATTTCTGA